A window of the Salipiger sp. H15 genome harbors these coding sequences:
- a CDS encoding AMP-binding protein, with product MSIPQQIWPEDFARRYEDKGYWRGETFGQMLDRLDADFGPRLALVAGEARWSYAELARRARIAAEGFAGLGLAPGTRVLVQLPNRAEFLVVVFGLFYAGLVPVYALPAHRETEVLHLAASSGARAYVVADRHDGFDYLPLARRVLAEVPDVAHVIVAGEAAEFTAFDSLGGEGLTAPVPRNPRDVAFLQISGGSTGLPKLIPRTHDDYLYSVRGSAEICGLTKDSVYLCALPAAHNFPMSSPGYLGTLHAGGTVVMAPNPQPEVAFRLIAEHGVTITGLVPPLALLWMQAAPRSKHDLSSLQVLGVGGAKFIPEAAAKVRPVLGCTLQQVFGMAEGLVNYTRLDDPEEIIITTQGRPISPDDEVLVLDDDGIPVPEGAPGNLYTRGPYTIHGYHEEPSANARSFTPDGFYRTGDVVRRLPGGYLEVRGRAGDHINRAGEKISAEEVEDHLIAHEGVFDAAVVSVPDRFLGEKTCAFVVRAEGEEVQSKDLKAFVRGRGIAEFKVPDQIVFVPAFETTAVGKVSRKALRAALKEKYLEKEKTA from the coding sequence ATGAGCATCCCCCAGCAGATCTGGCCCGAGGATTTCGCGCGGCGCTATGAAGACAAGGGCTACTGGCGGGGCGAAACCTTCGGCCAGATGCTCGACCGGCTCGACGCCGACTTCGGCCCGCGCCTCGCGCTTGTCGCCGGCGAGGCGCGCTGGAGCTACGCCGAGCTTGCCCGCCGCGCCCGCATCGCCGCCGAGGGGTTTGCCGGGCTGGGGCTCGCGCCCGGCACCCGCGTCCTCGTGCAGCTGCCGAACCGCGCCGAGTTCCTCGTGGTGGTCTTCGGCCTCTTCTACGCCGGGCTGGTGCCGGTCTATGCGCTGCCCGCCCACCGCGAGACCGAGGTGCTGCACCTTGCCGCGAGTTCCGGCGCCCGCGCCTATGTCGTCGCCGACCGGCACGACGGCTTCGATTACCTGCCGCTGGCGCGCAGGGTGCTGGCCGAGGTGCCGGACGTCGCGCATGTGATCGTGGCGGGCGAGGCGGCGGAGTTCACCGCCTTCGACAGCCTCGGGGGCGAGGGGCTGACCGCCCCGGTCCCGCGCAACCCGCGCGATGTCGCCTTCCTGCAGATCTCCGGCGGCTCCACCGGCCTGCCGAAGCTGATCCCCCGCACCCACGACGACTATCTCTACAGCGTGCGCGGCTCGGCCGAGATCTGCGGGCTCACCAAGGACAGCGTCTATCTCTGCGCACTGCCCGCCGCGCATAATTTCCCGATGAGCTCGCCCGGCTACCTCGGCACTCTGCACGCGGGCGGCACGGTGGTCATGGCCCCGAATCCGCAGCCCGAGGTCGCCTTCCGCCTCATTGCCGAGCATGGCGTGACGATCACCGGCCTCGTGCCACCGCTGGCGCTGCTCTGGATGCAGGCCGCGCCGCGCAGCAAGCACGACCTCTCGAGCCTGCAGGTGCTGGGCGTCGGCGGCGCGAAGTTCATCCCCGAGGCGGCGGCGAAGGTCCGCCCGGTGCTCGGCTGCACGCTGCAGCAGGTCTTCGGCATGGCCGAGGGGCTGGTCAACTACACCCGCCTCGACGACCCCGAGGAGATCATCATCACCACGCAGGGCCGCCCGATCAGCCCCGACGACGAGGTGCTGGTGCTCGATGACGACGGCATTCCCGTGCCCGAGGGCGCGCCCGGCAACCTCTACACCCGCGGGCCCTACACGATCCACGGCTACCACGAGGAGCCCTCGGCCAACGCTCGCAGCTTCACCCCGGACGGCTTCTACCGCACCGGCGACGTGGTGCGCCGCCTGCCCGGCGGCTACCTCGAGGTGCGCGGCAGGGCGGGCGACCACATCAACCGCGCGGGCGAGAAGATCTCGGCCGAGGAGGTCGAGGACCACCTGATCGCGCACGAGGGCGTCTTCGACGCCGCCGTGGTCTCGGTGCCCGACCGCTTCCTCGGCGAGAAGACCTGCGCCTTCGTGGTGCGGGCTGAGGGCGAAGAGGTGCAGTCGAAGGATCTGAAGGCCTTCGTCCGTGGCCGCGGCATCGCCGAGTTCAAGGTGCCGGACCAGATCGTCTTTGTCCCCGCCTTCGAGACCACCGCCGTCGGCAAGGTCAGCCGCAAGGCACTGCGCGCCGCGCTGAAAGAGAAATACCTGGAAAAGGAAAAGACCGCATGA
- a CDS encoding helix-turn-helix transcriptional regulator, translated as MSSTRFAKLLIDTADSLAEARTGQDVWDAAVQISRKIGAKDLNCGAIMRDTRELAWLRSSMDPRWLQQYHDARFYEVDTVLAGAKAGVPHQFVDVRCNLAKAQSRHSRDMYGCLVDYDYRYFVTQTWTMGETERTIVLGCADDPNDLYGPGTRRAFQAVSAMLTEAILPPADAESHDWICASPWSRLNPRERDMLSYLASGLLVHEIAERLFLTTDEVDRHLFSACRKLGVVAPEQALALAMARQVIAL; from the coding sequence ATGAGTTCGACTCGTTTTGCGAAGCTCTTGATCGACACCGCCGACAGCCTTGCCGAAGCACGAACGGGGCAGGATGTCTGGGACGCCGCGGTGCAAATTTCTCGAAAGATCGGTGCCAAGGACTTGAATTGCGGGGCAATCATGCGCGACACGCGCGAGCTTGCCTGGCTGCGCAGTTCGATGGACCCGAGGTGGCTGCAGCAGTACCACGACGCCCGGTTCTACGAGGTCGACACGGTGCTCGCCGGGGCCAAGGCCGGCGTGCCGCACCAGTTCGTCGACGTGCGCTGCAACCTTGCAAAGGCGCAGTCGCGGCACAGCCGGGACATGTACGGCTGCCTTGTCGATTACGACTACCGCTATTTCGTCACCCAGACCTGGACCATGGGCGAGACCGAGCGGACCATCGTGCTCGGCTGCGCCGACGATCCGAACGATCTTTACGGCCCCGGGACGCGGCGCGCCTTCCAGGCGGTGTCGGCCATGCTCACCGAGGCGATCCTGCCGCCGGCGGACGCCGAGTCGCATGACTGGATCTGCGCCTCGCCCTGGTCGCGGCTGAACCCGCGCGAGCGGGACATGCTGAGCTACCTCGCGAGCGGGCTCTTGGTGCACGAGATCGCCGAGCGGCTCTTCCTCACGACCGACGAGGTCGACCGGCACCTCTTCAGCGCCTGCCGCAAGCTGGGCGTCGTGGCGCCCGAGCAGGCACTGGCGCTGGCCATGGCACGCCAGGTGATCGCGCTCTGA
- a CDS encoding Gfo/Idh/MocA family oxidoreductase → MSDPIQLGLVGLGTIARNQHLPSLEEVPALRLAAIASRHAGHETLPSYHDVDEMLAKEPGLQAISLCTPPQGRFAQAVAAIRAGKHVMLEKPPGASVSEVEGLARLARDKGVTLFATWHSREAAAVEDARDLLAGATIKRVTITWKEDVRHWHPGQEWIWQPGGLGVFDPGINALSILTRILPEPVHPVAAHLEVPGNKQAPIAARLDMQTASGAPVSAEFDWRQTGPQTWDIRVESDGPEVLLREGGAKLFVGGEARISAEDREYRRLYARFAELIAAGESDVDLAPLKLVADAFLLGAQSRVEAFHDDP, encoded by the coding sequence ATGAGCGATCCGATCCAGCTGGGCCTCGTCGGCCTCGGCACCATTGCGCGCAACCAGCACCTGCCCTCGCTCGAGGAGGTGCCCGCGCTGCGCCTTGCCGCCATCGCGAGCCGCCACGCCGGGCACGAGACCTTGCCGTCCTACCACGACGTGGACGAGATGCTGGCGAAGGAGCCGGGCCTGCAGGCGATCTCGCTCTGCACTCCACCACAGGGCCGCTTTGCGCAGGCCGTCGCGGCGATCCGCGCGGGCAAGCACGTGATGCTGGAAAAGCCGCCCGGGGCGAGCGTTTCCGAGGTCGAGGGGCTCGCCCGGCTGGCGCGCGACAAGGGCGTCACGCTCTTCGCCACCTGGCACTCGCGCGAGGCGGCGGCGGTCGAGGACGCGCGCGACCTGCTCGCGGGCGCCACGATCAAGCGCGTCACTATCACCTGGAAGGAAGACGTGCGCCACTGGCACCCGGGGCAGGAATGGATCTGGCAGCCGGGCGGTCTCGGCGTCTTCGATCCGGGCATCAACGCGCTCTCGATCCTCACCCGCATCCTGCCCGAGCCGGTGCATCCGGTCGCGGCGCATCTCGAGGTACCCGGGAACAAGCAGGCGCCGATCGCCGCCAGGCTCGACATGCAGACCGCCTCGGGCGCGCCCGTGTCGGCCGAGTTCGACTGGCGCCAGACCGGCCCGCAGACCTGGGACATCCGCGTGGAGTCCGATGGTCCCGAAGTGCTGCTGCGCGAAGGCGGCGCAAAGCTCTTCGTCGGCGGCGAGGCGCGGATCTCGGCCGAGGACCGCGAGTATCGCCGCCTTTACGCCCGCTTCGCCGAGCTCATCGCGGCGGGCGAGTCCGATGTCGACCTTGCGCCGCTGAAGCTGGTGGCCGATGCCTTCCTGCTGGGCGCCCAGTCCCGTGTCGAGGCCTTCCATGACGATCCCTGA
- a CDS encoding aldose epimerase family protein, with translation MTIPERHPFGHVRSSTPVERIVLRAGEVSAEVLTFGATLKSLRVPDRAGRVDDIVLGFDDLQGYLDHRMFYGASVGRVANRIAGGRFTLDGRQHQLAQNEGETTLHGGPDGFDRRNWAVAELGDCSVTLEMVSPAGDQGFPGALTARAIYALRETPAGPCLSITYEAETEAPTLVSLTNHSFFALAGLSALPDRPRSALEYRLKVPASRYLTVDERLIPNGFAPVGASPFDFREGRLPLTAVRSGALDGYDHCLCLDPGEIELHDAISGRLMRMTTNLPGLQVYTGNFLDGSVPAKGGYAARRHDAICLEPQIWPDAINMPESWGAESPVLRPGELRRAEMAFTFGIR, from the coding sequence ATGACGATCCCTGAGCGCCATCCCTTCGGCCATGTTCGATCGAGCACGCCGGTCGAGCGCATCGTGCTGCGCGCGGGCGAAGTCTCGGCCGAGGTGCTCACCTTCGGCGCGACGCTGAAATCGCTGCGCGTGCCCGATCGCGCGGGGCGGGTGGACGACATCGTGCTCGGCTTCGACGACCTGCAGGGATACCTCGATCACCGCATGTTCTACGGCGCCTCGGTGGGGCGCGTCGCGAACCGCATCGCGGGCGGGCGGTTCACCCTCGACGGGCGGCAGCACCAGCTGGCGCAGAACGAGGGCGAGACCACGCTGCACGGCGGCCCCGACGGGTTCGACCGGCGCAACTGGGCGGTGGCCGAACTTGGCGACTGCTCGGTGACGCTCGAGATGGTGAGCCCCGCCGGGGACCAGGGCTTTCCGGGCGCGCTGACCGCCCGCGCCATCTACGCGCTGCGCGAGACGCCCGCGGGCCCCTGCCTCAGCATCACCTACGAGGCCGAGACCGAGGCACCGACGCTGGTCTCGCTGACCAACCACAGCTTCTTCGCGCTCGCCGGGCTCTCGGCGCTGCCGGACCGGCCGCGCTCGGCGCTCGAGTACCGGCTGAAGGTGCCCGCCTCGCGTTACCTGACGGTGGACGAGAGGCTCATCCCGAACGGTTTCGCGCCGGTCGGCGCGAGCCCCTTCGACTTCCGCGAGGGGCGGCTGCCGCTGACCGCGGTGCGCTCCGGCGCGCTTGACGGCTACGACCATTGCCTCTGCCTCGACCCCGGCGAGATCGAGCTGCACGACGCCATCAGCGGCCGGCTGATGCGGATGACCACCAACCTGCCGGGGCTGCAGGTCTACACCGGCAACTTCCTCGACGGCTCGGTGCCGGCCAAGGGTGGCTATGCCGCGCGCAGGCACGACGCGATCTGCCTCGAGCCGCAGATCTGGCCCGACGCGATCAACATGCCCGAAAGCTGGGGCGCGGAAAGCCCGGTGCTGCGGCCCGGCGAGCTGCGGCGCGCCGAGATGGCCTTCACCTTCGGCATCCGCTGA
- a CDS encoding DMT family transporter translates to MAARTSSSPGVRPPHPLEICAALCAGALLTLMLLSNGMMAAHTTPIFASLTAHGVGSVVAVVLLLALRLRTPAARPGERMRAPLWAYLGGISGALTVVVSTVVVNSSLALTGTMALGLAGQVVLALLFDCFGALGMERRLPRRNDLMALAAIIAGTLLIIFARGAGQ, encoded by the coding sequence ATGGCCGCCCGAACGTCCTCCTCTCCCGGGGTACGCCCGCCGCACCCGCTCGAGATCTGCGCGGCGCTCTGCGCTGGCGCGCTGCTGACGCTGATGCTGCTGAGCAACGGCATGATGGCGGCGCACACGACGCCGATCTTCGCCTCGCTGACCGCGCATGGCGTGGGCTCGGTGGTGGCCGTCGTGCTATTGCTGGCGCTGCGGCTCCGGACACCGGCGGCGCGTCCCGGCGAAAGGATGCGGGCGCCGCTCTGGGCCTATCTCGGCGGCATCTCCGGCGCGCTCACCGTGGTCGTCTCGACGGTGGTGGTGAATTCTTCGCTGGCGCTGACCGGGACCATGGCGCTCGGCCTCGCGGGGCAGGTGGTGCTGGCGCTGCTCTTCGACTGCTTCGGCGCGCTGGGGATGGAGCGGCGGCTGCCGCGCCGGAACGACCTCATGGCGCTGGCGGCGATCATCGCGGGAACGCTGCTCATCATCTTCGCGCGGGGAGCCGGGCAATGA
- a CDS encoding TonB family protein, whose product MIASSRKVKLAAAVLALSAHGGALLAVMPPMMKAEMEGMSGGNDLALGTDFADMAMGTISSDPVEDMAETLTPETPAPVQAVTPETVTPVAPSVIESLPELTAALPVVPPLEAEPVLPLAPTEQVRPEDQPEPELLEAQPPEVAETPEPEVAEPLRPEPEMLAAEAPEDAAIEPEEEPEEVTETAPEESPRPKQRSPELAQRPQEPDPAPQPERKPEPEPRQQAARPAGNAEQNATAGAATGRAGGSSATAGSGGRANEAGNAAVSNYPGQVMRKLSRVPRPRVNARGATVIAFSVSGSGGIAGVSVAQSSGSAALDQAALRVVRSASPFPAPPAGAQTSFTVQIKGR is encoded by the coding sequence ATGATCGCATCTTCCCGCAAGGTGAAGCTGGCCGCCGCGGTGCTGGCGCTGTCGGCGCATGGCGGCGCGTTGTTGGCGGTGATGCCGCCGATGATGAAGGCCGAGATGGAAGGCATGTCGGGCGGCAATGACCTCGCGCTCGGCACAGACTTTGCCGACATGGCGATGGGGACGATCTCGTCCGATCCGGTCGAGGACATGGCCGAGACGCTCACGCCCGAAACCCCCGCGCCGGTGCAGGCGGTCACGCCCGAGACGGTCACGCCGGTCGCGCCCAGCGTGATCGAGTCCCTGCCCGAGCTGACCGCCGCCCTGCCGGTGGTGCCGCCGCTCGAGGCCGAGCCGGTGCTGCCGCTCGCCCCGACCGAGCAGGTCCGGCCCGAGGACCAGCCCGAGCCCGAGCTTCTGGAGGCGCAGCCTCCCGAAGTCGCCGAAACGCCGGAACCCGAGGTCGCGGAGCCGCTCCGGCCCGAGCCCGAAATGCTCGCCGCCGAGGCCCCCGAGGACGCGGCGATAGAGCCCGAGGAAGAGCCGGAAGAGGTCACCGAGACTGCGCCGGAAGAGTCCCCGCGCCCGAAGCAGCGCAGCCCCGAGCTGGCGCAGCGCCCGCAGGAACCGGACCCTGCGCCCCAGCCGGAGCGCAAGCCCGAGCCCGAGCCGCGCCAGCAGGCCGCGCGCCCGGCGGGCAATGCCGAGCAGAACGCCACCGCGGGGGCCGCGACTGGCCGCGCGGGCGGCAGTTCGGCGACGGCGGGCAGCGGCGGGCGCGCCAACGAGGCGGGCAATGCCGCGGTGAGCAACTACCCCGGGCAGGTGATGCGCAAGCTCTCGCGCGTGCCGCGGCCACGGGTCAACGCGCGCGGCGCGACGGTCATCGCCTTCAGCGTCTCGGGCAGCGGCGGGATCGCCGGCGTGTCGGTGGCGCAGAGCTCGGGCTCGGCAGCGCTCGACCAGGCGGCGCTCCGCGTGGTGCGCAGCGCCTCGCCCTTCCCCGCGCCTCCGGCCGGGGCGCAGACAAGCTTCACCGTCCAGATCAAGGGCCGGTAA
- the araD gene encoding L-arabinonate dehydratase: protein MSVKDFTPAPWPRKLRSTHWYSGNSRDTIYHRGWLKNQGYPHDLFDGRPIIGILNTWSDLTPCNGHLRELAEKVKAGVWEAGGFPVEVPVFSASENTFRPTAMMFRNLAALAIEETLRGQPIDGAVLMVGCDKTTPSLMMAAASCDVPSIVVTGGPMLNGYFQGERVGSGTHLWKFSEMVKAGEMTQEEFLEAEQSMSRSSGTCNTMGTASSMASMAEALGMALSGNAAIPAVDSRRRVMAQLSGRRIVQMVKDDLKPSDILTKEAFENAIRTNGAIGGSTNAVIHMLALAGRVGIDLTLDDWDRCGRDVATIVNLMPSGKYLMEEFFYAGGLPVVLKRLGESGQLHKDALTVSGKSIWDEVKDVVNHNEDVILPFEKALTKQGGIAVLKGNLAPKGAVLKPSAASEHLLQHRGRAVVFEDIDDYKAKINDEALDIDETCIMVLKNCGPKGYPGMAEVGNMGLPPKVLKKGITDMIRISDARMSGTAYGTVILHTSPEAAAGGPLAVVQNGDMIELDVPSRRLHLDIPEAELEARLAAWKPTHDLPGSGYAWLHQSHVEGADTGADLDFLKGCRGNDVGKDSH from the coding sequence ATGTCCGTCAAGGATTTCACCCCCGCCCCCTGGCCCCGCAAGCTGCGCTCGACGCATTGGTACTCGGGCAATTCGCGCGACACGATCTACCACCGGGGCTGGCTGAAGAACCAGGGCTACCCGCATGACCTGTTCGACGGGCGGCCGATCATCGGCATCCTCAACACCTGGTCCGACCTCACCCCCTGCAACGGCCACCTGCGCGAGCTGGCGGAAAAGGTGAAGGCGGGTGTCTGGGAGGCCGGCGGCTTCCCGGTCGAGGTGCCGGTGTTCTCGGCGTCCGAGAACACCTTCCGCCCCACGGCGATGATGTTCCGCAACCTCGCGGCGCTGGCCATCGAAGAGACCCTGCGCGGCCAGCCGATCGACGGCGCGGTGCTGATGGTCGGCTGCGACAAGACCACACCCTCGCTGATGATGGCCGCCGCTTCGTGTGACGTGCCGTCGATCGTGGTGACCGGCGGGCCGATGCTGAACGGCTATTTCCAGGGCGAGCGCGTCGGGTCGGGCACGCACCTCTGGAAGTTCTCCGAGATGGTGAAGGCCGGCGAGATGACGCAGGAGGAGTTTCTCGAGGCGGAGCAGTCGATGTCCCGCTCCTCGGGCACCTGCAACACCATGGGCACGGCGTCTTCCATGGCCTCGATGGCCGAGGCGCTCGGCATGGCGCTTTCCGGCAATGCCGCGATCCCGGCGGTGGACAGCCGCCGCCGCGTGATGGCGCAACTTTCTGGCCGCCGCATCGTGCAGATGGTCAAGGACGACCTGAAGCCGTCGGACATCCTCACCAAGGAAGCCTTCGAGAACGCCATCCGCACCAACGGCGCGATCGGCGGCTCGACCAACGCGGTGATCCACATGCTGGCGCTGGCGGGCCGGGTCGGCATCGACCTGACGCTCGACGACTGGGACCGCTGCGGCCGCGACGTGGCGACCATCGTGAACCTGATGCCCTCGGGCAAGTACCTCATGGAAGAGTTCTTCTACGCCGGCGGCCTGCCGGTGGTGCTGAAGCGCCTCGGCGAAAGCGGCCAGCTGCACAAGGACGCGCTCACCGTCTCGGGCAAGAGCATCTGGGACGAGGTCAAGGACGTGGTGAACCACAACGAGGACGTCATCCTGCCCTTCGAGAAGGCGCTGACCAAGCAGGGCGGCATCGCCGTGTTGAAGGGCAACCTCGCGCCCAAGGGCGCGGTGCTGAAGCCCTCGGCGGCATCGGAGCACCTGCTCCAGCACCGCGGCCGCGCCGTCGTCTTCGAGGACATCGACGACTACAAGGCCAAGATCAACGACGAGGCGCTCGACATCGACGAGACCTGCATCATGGTGCTGAAGAACTGCGGGCCCAAGGGCTACCCGGGCATGGCCGAGGTCGGCAACATGGGCCTGCCGCCCAAGGTGCTGAAGAAGGGCATCACCGACATGATCCGCATCTCCGATGCGCGCATGTCGGGCACCGCCTATGGCACGGTGATCCTGCACACCTCGCCCGAGGCCGCCGCGGGCGGTCCGCTGGCGGTCGTGCAGAACGGCGACATGATCGAGCTCGACGTGCCGAGCCGCCGCCTGCACCTCGATATCCCCGAGGCCGAGCTGGAAGCCCGGCTCGCCGCCTGGAAGCCGACGCATGACCTGCCCGGCTCCGGCTACGCCTGGCTGCACCAGAGCCATGTCGAGGGTGCCGACACCGGCGCCGACCTCGACTTCCTCAAGGGCTGCCGGGGCAACGACGTGGGCAAGGACAGCCACTGA
- a CDS encoding MotA/TolQ/ExbB proton channel family protein gives MIDMILDGLRRIADLGGPVVLLLVAISLLTLAVIFYKLWQFSASGVGRHAALREAVNAWDRGDRTGAREALNRSRSYLRPVIDMAMSGQTDPARLEAEAETRFARLEKGFRLLDSVSQLAPLLGLFGTVLGMISAFQSLQDAGSQVDPSILAGGIWVALLTTAVGLVVAMPTAVILSWFEARMESERVLAERAVHTILSPTGSGAAPAQAEGAARHA, from the coding sequence ATGATCGACATGATCCTGGACGGGCTGCGCCGCATTGCAGACCTCGGCGGGCCGGTGGTGCTGCTGCTGGTCGCCATCTCGCTGCTGACGCTGGCGGTGATCTTCTACAAGCTCTGGCAGTTCTCGGCCTCGGGCGTCGGCCGCCATGCCGCGCTGCGCGAGGCGGTGAACGCCTGGGATCGCGGCGACCGCACCGGCGCGCGCGAGGCGCTGAACCGCTCGCGCTCCTACCTGCGCCCGGTGATCGATATGGCCATGTCGGGCCAGACCGATCCGGCGCGGCTCGAGGCCGAGGCGGAGACCCGCTTTGCCCGGCTCGAGAAGGGCTTCCGACTGCTCGATTCCGTGTCGCAGCTGGCGCCGCTGCTGGGTCTCTTCGGCACGGTGCTGGGGATGATCTCGGCCTTCCAGTCGCTGCAGGACGCGGGCAGCCAGGTGGATCCGTCGATCCTCGCCGGTGGCATCTGGGTGGCGCTGCTGACCACCGCGGTCGGCCTTGTCGTCGCCATGCCCACCGCCGTCATCCTCAGCTGGTTCGAGGCGCGCATGGAATCCGAGCGCGTGCTCGCGGAACGCGCGGTGCACACGATCCTGTCGCCCACCGGCAGCGGTGCGGCACCGGCGCAGGCCGAGGGTGCCGCGCGCCATGCGTAA
- a CDS encoding biopolymer transporter ExbD has product MRKIRRRRKLSMTSLIDVIFLLLLFFMLTSTFTRFAEVELAAAGSGAKATDARPLFLQLAPESVRLNGAELTLEDLPAKLAETRGEAAEGEAPQPLIVALRGEVSAQRLTDLLVALRGVSGFRATVLGAS; this is encoded by the coding sequence ATGCGTAAGATCCGCCGGCGGCGGAAGCTGTCGATGACCTCGCTCATCGACGTGATCTTCCTGCTGCTGCTCTTCTTCATGCTGACCTCGACCTTCACCCGCTTTGCCGAGGTGGAGCTGGCAGCCGCCGGATCCGGGGCCAAGGCTACGGACGCCCGGCCGCTGTTCCTGCAGCTCGCGCCCGAGTCCGTGCGGCTCAACGGCGCCGAGCTGACGCTCGAGGATCTGCCCGCGAAGCTGGCCGAGACCCGGGGCGAGGCCGCCGAGGGCGAGGCGCCGCAGCCGCTCATCGTGGCGCTGCGCGGCGAGGTCAGCGCGCAACGGCTGACGGATCTGCTGGTCGCCCTGCGCGGCGTCAGCGGCTTCCGCGCCACGGTTCTGGGAGCGTCGTGA
- a CDS encoding SMP-30/gluconolactonase/LRE family protein, translating to MDVLDHRICELGEGVLWHPLREELFWFDITGKRLLSHHPATGHTRAVPLTEMCSAAAWIDHDHLLVASETGLWTYDVGTGDFGHLADLEADNPATRSNDGRADPWGGFWIGTMGKNAEPGAGAIYRYFGGELRKIADGISIPNALCFDEGRGCGYFADTDARLLFRVPLDKAGWPTDAPEVFVDFTHAGLSPDGAVTDAAGTLWVALWGAGAVIEVSPDGTLGARHELAAPHATCPAFGGPEFTTLYCTSATQGLGAGALAEAPLSGALFAQPGAGQGKAEPAFKLDTGDA from the coding sequence ATGGACGTGCTCGATCACAGGATCTGCGAGCTTGGGGAGGGGGTGCTCTGGCACCCCCTGCGCGAGGAGCTGTTCTGGTTCGACATCACCGGGAAGCGGCTGCTGTCGCACCACCCGGCCACCGGCCACACCCGCGCCGTGCCGCTGACCGAGATGTGCTCGGCCGCCGCCTGGATCGACCACGACCACCTGCTGGTCGCCTCGGAGACCGGGCTCTGGACCTATGACGTCGGCACCGGCGACTTCGGGCACCTCGCGGATCTCGAGGCGGACAACCCCGCCACGCGGTCGAACGACGGGCGGGCCGATCCCTGGGGCGGGTTCTGGATCGGCACCATGGGCAAGAACGCCGAGCCGGGCGCTGGGGCGATCTACCGCTATTTCGGCGGCGAGCTGCGCAAGATTGCCGACGGCATCTCGATCCCCAACGCGCTCTGCTTCGACGAGGGACGCGGCTGCGGCTACTTTGCCGACACCGACGCGCGGCTGCTCTTCCGGGTGCCGCTGGACAAGGCCGGCTGGCCCACCGATGCGCCCGAGGTCTTCGTCGACTTCACCCATGCCGGGCTCAGCCCCGACGGCGCGGTCACAGATGCGGCGGGCACCCTCTGGGTGGCGCTCTGGGGCGCGGGCGCGGTGATCGAGGTCTCGCCCGACGGCACGCTGGGCGCGCGCCACGAGCTTGCCGCGCCGCACGCCACCTGCCCGGCCTTCGGCGGGCCGGAGTTCACCACGCTCTACTGCACCAGCGCGACGCAGGGCCTCGGCGCCGGGGCGCTGGCGGAGGCGCCGCTATCCGGGGCGCTCTTTGCCCAGCCGGGCGCGGGGCAGGGCAAGGCGGAACCCGCCTTCAAACTCGACACGGGAGACGCCTGA
- a CDS encoding biopolymer transporter ExbD produces the protein MRRRKQKTEREPTIALINIVFLMLVFFLVAGTISRPLDPALKLVHTADLEGAAPADALVVNADGSMSVRGRAIERPEEFLEALGPEAMTLARIVPDQDLPAARLVEIGRALRAAGAEKVMIVTERGLE, from the coding sequence ATGCGCCGCAGGAAACAGAAAACCGAGCGCGAGCCGACGATCGCGCTGATCAACATCGTCTTCCTGATGCTGGTCTTCTTCCTCGTCGCGGGCACCATCTCGCGCCCGCTCGACCCGGCGCTGAAGCTGGTGCACACCGCCGATCTCGAGGGCGCCGCCCCGGCCGACGCGCTGGTGGTCAACGCCGACGGCTCGATGAGCGTGCGCGGCCGGGCCATCGAGCGTCCCGAGGAATTCCTCGAGGCGCTCGGCCCCGAGGCGATGACCCTCGCGCGCATCGTGCCCGATCAGGATCTGCCCGCCGCGCGGCTGGTGGAGATCGGCCGCGCCCTGCGTGCCGCCGGGGCCGAGAAGGTGATGATCGTCACCGAAAGGGGGCTCGAATGA
- a CDS encoding DMT family transporter: protein MIGLILLGLLSGMLVTLSRQLNGRLALSTTPMQSSFWNHFVGFAVLVPCALIAGSLWPAEAATAPWFAWVGGAIGVVFVASGSWLIPRLGAALTGGLLVAGQMLSSVALDLLRGADASLPMQLAGVALILLGVFLSRR from the coding sequence ATGATCGGGCTCATCCTTCTCGGCCTGCTCTCGGGCATGCTGGTCACCCTGTCGCGGCAGCTGAACGGCCGGCTCGCCCTGTCAACGACGCCGATGCAGTCCTCGTTCTGGAACCATTTCGTCGGCTTCGCCGTGCTCGTGCCCTGCGCGCTGATCGCCGGAAGCCTCTGGCCCGCCGAGGCGGCGACGGCGCCGTGGTTCGCCTGGGTCGGCGGCGCGATCGGCGTGGTCTTTGTCGCGAGCGGCAGCTGGCTCATCCCCCGGCTCGGCGCGGCGCTGACCGGCGGGCTGCTGGTGGCCGGGCAGATGCTGTCAAGCGTGGCGCTCGACCTGCTGCGCGGGGCCGACGCGAGCCTGCCGATGCAGCTGGCGGGCGTGGCGCTGATCCTGCTGGGGGTGTTCCTCAGCCGCCGTTGA